ATGGacgttttacaaaaaaaaaggaaaagtacaACAAACGGAGAGGTCACATAAATaaacattcttttctttttttgcttttgttttaaactgaTCATTCTAATATTTCAGATCATCAGACGCGATTTCCTGGCATCGGGATCACCATTTCGAAACCGGTCATCACACAGAAACATTAGAAATCCCAGCGAAGAGTTTTGCTAGGACGGCGGAAGATCACTCGGGCGCAGAGGAAACTTTGCCCTAGACAACATGACACACGTGCGAGGCAGAACTCGGATCCCGCCGGAACATACACccagacacaaacaaacaaacaaacagcgcGTGTTGCGCGCactcaggttgcaatcctatcgGCACACTTAACCCAATATGCACTCATCAGGTTGCACAGACACCCAGAAACTTCCACCCAAGTAGTAAACGCTGCTTTTCTCCCCCCACACAGAAGAGAGATCTATTCATCCACCCACGCAatttatttgttgtgtttttttttttaaaaagaaaacaaaaattaaaaccgCACGTAGAAATGAATGTTAATAACAAATGCTCGGCAAATCAACATGATTCGAATAGTGGAAAGAGTCACGGGGCACGTCTTGCATGAAAACTCACGCAGGAGCCTTTGGGGAGTCGCGAGTTCGAGGAAAATGGGAGACACCTCTCTCCTCCTGGTTGGAGGGTCTCCCACCATGCCCTCCCCCCCCTATATCCCGCCGCCTGCAGCCCCTTCCTACACCTGGACGACCACCGTGCTGGGTCCCCCCTGGAGGCGGCGCTTGTACTGGTCGAGCCAGCGCCTGAGTTCGGAGATCTTGTAGCCCTCGGGCCCTCGGCCCCCTTGGTACATCACCTTTTGCTCCTGGATGATGTAGAGGCGCTCGAAGTACGCCCCGTAGGCGGCGCTCGAGGCATTGTCCATGGTGTCGACGGCGAGCGGGCAGCCCGGCGCGCCTTCCTGCATGAGCTGCGCCGCGCGCAGCCTGTCCTGGAGGCACTGGTGCTTGGGGATGTCGTAGGCGGCGTCCGAGCTGACCCAGCCGTCGGAAGGGTGCGCCTCCTCGATGTACACCAGCAGGAAGTCGGCGACGTCCACGAAGCGCGCGGCCAGGCTCTCGAAAGCGCGCAGGCGCGCCATGAAGGGCGGTCAGGTGCAGCTGCCGAAGTTGAGGATCAGCGGCCGCTTGCCCCGCGCGTAGTCGAGGATGCGCAGCCGCGTGCGCCCGTCCAGCTGGATCACCTCCGGGTTCGGCGCCGCCGCGCCCACGTGCGCCGCTTTGAAGAAGTCCAGCTTCTGGCCGTGCCACACCGCCTTGAGCGACTCCAGCGTGAACATGCGGTTCGAGTCGGAGACGCACAGCGGAGGGTCGTCCGGAGGGGGCCCCGAGGAGCAgctcgcctcctcctcttcttcttccgacGACGCCGACGCCTCTCCGGCCACCGCCGGCGGCGTGGTCAGCAAGAGCTTCTTGCGAATGCAGAGGAAATCGAGGAGCCAGAGCATCACGGCTGTCAGGAGGAAGCGCGGCAGGAGCAGCACGCAGGCGGCCACCTGGCTGAGCGCTTGCAAGGTGTGGGCGCCCATGGAGTGCAGCATCGCCGGAGCCGCGGCTACGGCCAGGGGCGCGCAAGCCGCCCGGAGCCCCTCGCCGCTACCACGCCGCTGCCTCTCCCTCGTGCCGCCACTCCTCCGGGTGGCTTAGCCGCTGAGATCCCGCTTCTCCTTAAGCCCATTTTATAGTCGGGGATTTAAATGAAAAAGTGACTCCACCTCCGGCCAGAACCCGCCCCCTTTGGAACTTGAGCCTGGGGATTACCTACCCCTCCAGTCCAGTGACCTAAAAATATGGTGGCCAAGAGAGGAAGacgagaaagagaaaggaaaggcgCGCGGGAGGAGAGCCGGTGGGGGctgggatgggagggagggaggaggaagaggaggaggaggaggaagagccggATCCGACTGGGCCAGGAAGCCGGCGGGACGTGCCAGCGCGCAGGGAGCCGCCGCCGCCAAGCAAGCCAgacgcccgcccgcccgccgtgCCGGAAGGGACGCTCGGGGGCTTCTCGGGGGAAGAGGGCAGGCCGGGCGCGCCGGGAGGAAAGCGGCGCCACAGGCGCCCGAAAGGGACCCCCGCCTCGCGTGGGCCAGCCCGTTCGCGGTCCGACCCGTCCGGGGAGGCGGATCAGTCCCAGGCAGGGCGCGAGGGCAGCGGACGGAGACCCCACCCCCCCGAGAGAGGCGCTGGCTGGGTTACGGGAAGCAGCTCCCCGCGCAGCAAGCGAGCAAACTCGGCCACGTTTGCCCCTCTCTGTCGCCTCCGTCTCTCCCCGGCGTGCCGTCCACGCGAGGCGGGGAAGCCAAGTTCCGACGCCGAGAGTTTTCTCCATCCTtttaaccgcccccccccccccgccgaccGCTTTCGGTTCGGCGCGGGACCCAAAGCGACAGCCGTTTCAGCAGCAACCGGCAAACTTTCTGCAGCCCCGTTCCCCGCCCCCTCGACCGCCGCAAACTGCCCCTCGCCCCCCTATTTTGCCGGCAAATATTGCAAGCCCGAAGGACGCTAAAAATATCAATTACTTAAAAAaagagggtggtggtggggtttacCGTGTCGTCCCCGATTTTtctcttcatttttaatttttaattgcaaGCCATCTCTCCCGCGCTCACACCACCTTCAGGCGCCGCTTGCTCTCAGCCTTCAGGGTGGCGGCCGACAGCCCTGATCCCGGCAGGAAAGGGGTTAATGCTTGGTTAGTGACCTCTCGGTGCCGCTCCAGCATTAAACCTGTTGCCCGGAGCGAAATCCACAAGAGTTAAGAGTTAAAACCGCAGGGTGGCTTTTTGGGGGAGCAACCACTAGGGGTAGCTGTTGGCTGAAGGCTGGAGGCGAAGCTACTAGATACgaggctgcctgctgctgctgctgctgctgctgcgtgtgGGTATTTACGTCCCCCCTCACTTCCTCCAGGTCTAAATAATCGTATTCCTGGTTGGCAGCTTTCCCTTAACCCAAAAAGCCTAGGACATTTGCTCACTGTGCCCAAAACTATATAAAGTTCAGTGAACTCATGCTAGCTCCAGGTTGATCTGttagggtaaaaggtaaaaaacccctgggtggttaagtccagtcgaatttggctatggggtgtggcactcatcttgtttcttgggtcgagggagccggcatttgttcaaagacactggcggaggaagaggagtgttgggggagcgcaccacccccagcAGCGTGATCTtcgtggggtgccatcacggctgtcCTCCCTGCCCACGCTGGGCACCAGGCCTGGCAGGCGGCGTGCCCCTGCCTGCAGCGTGCCACGCCCCCGGACACCCACCAGCCCCGCcctcgcctgctctccgcccccccggtgc
The nucleotide sequence above comes from Podarcis raffonei isolate rPodRaf1 chromosome 1, rPodRaf1.pri, whole genome shotgun sequence. Encoded proteins:
- the DIO3 gene encoding thyroxine 5-deiodinase, which translates into the protein MLHSMGAHTLQALSQVAACVLLLPRFLLTAVMLWLLDFLCIRKKLLLTTPPAVAGEASASSEEEEEEASCSSGPPPDDPPLCVSDSNRMFTLESLKAVWHGQKLDFFKAAHVGAAAPNPEVIQLDGRTRLRILDYARGKRPLILNFGSCTUPPFMARLRAFESLAARFVDVADFLLVYIEEAHPSDGWVSSDAAYDIPKHQCLQDRLRAAQLMQEGAPGCPLAVDTMDNASSAAYGAYFERLYIIQEQKVMYQGGRGPEGYKISELRRWLDQYKRRLQGGPSTVVVQV